One window from the genome of Candidatus Methylomirabilota bacterium encodes:
- a CDS encoding response regulator, whose product MASRVLIVEDEPDIRDLLTFHLERDGFQVVRVGAGMEALRQVHLTPPDLVILDLMLPEMDGLEVCRRLRADAATATLPIIMLTAKGDEVDRVVGLEIGADDYIVKPFSPKELIARVRAVLRRSRAPAAGAPLVVGDIQLDGATHQAVAGGRPLSLTPKEFDLLRALLEARGRVLSREFLLDRVWGYARAGEIESRTVDVHVRRLRAKLGAEGERILTVKNVGYRLDPDS is encoded by the coding sequence ATGGCGAGCCGGGTGCTGATCGTCGAAGACGAACCGGACATCCGGGACCTGCTGACCTTCCACCTCGAGCGCGACGGCTTTCAGGTCGTGCGCGTCGGCGCGGGGATGGAGGCGCTACGCCAGGTGCATCTCACCCCGCCGGACCTCGTCATCCTCGATCTCATGCTACCGGAGATGGACGGGCTCGAGGTGTGCCGCCGCCTGCGCGCGGACGCGGCGACCGCGACGCTGCCCATCATCATGCTCACCGCCAAGGGCGACGAGGTGGATCGAGTCGTGGGCCTCGAGATCGGCGCCGACGACTACATCGTGAAGCCCTTCTCGCCGAAGGAGCTGATCGCGCGCGTGCGCGCGGTGTTACGGCGCTCGCGGGCGCCGGCGGCGGGTGCGCCGCTGGTGGTGGGCGACATCCAGCTCGACGGAGCCACCCATCAGGCCGTTGCGGGCGGTCGGCCGCTGAGCCTCACCCCGAAGGAGTTCGACCTCCTTCGCGCGCTCCTGGAAGCGCGCGGGCGCGTGCTATCGCGGGAATTCCTGCTCGACCGGGTGTGGGGGTATGCGCGGGCGGGGGAGATCGAGTCGCGAACGGTGGACGTGCACGTTCGCCGGCTCCGCGCCAAGCTGGGCGCGGAGGGCGAGCGGATCCTCACCGTGAAGAACGTGGGCTATCGTCTGGACCCGGACTCCTGA
- the ppk1 gene encoding polyphosphate kinase 1 yields the protein MSETNLINRELSWLEFNARVLEEAQDPSVPLLERVKFLAIFSSNLDEFFMVRVAGLKRQLRAGDTTPGPDGLTPAAALSAIMRRIHELVDEQHRCFLEEIQPLLAAEGIAIIRPKEATDEQRTFLEDYFRRILHPIITPLAIDPGHPFPHLGNRALCLVASVRPIETSPLPRATLALVHLPAHVVPRFIALPAAPGQFAFMLLEDVIRMHMPWLFHGYEIESCHAIRVTRDSDIQLERARAMDLLASIEAGLRGRRMGDAVRLQYDADLPESVLTTLLDELELEPQDLYAAAGFASFSDLFGLYSAVDLPALKDRPLPPRPLPAFEGSPDVWSAIRAGDILAHHPYHSFDAVTHFVSAAAEDPKVLAVKMTLYRVSPTSPIAQALTRAAENGKEVAVLVELQARFDEEANIRWARALEEVGAHVVYGLVGYKTHCKACLVVRQEPDGIRRYCHLATGNYNVRTGGTYADLGLFTCRESFGEDLTELFNLLTGYTRPRRFHHLAVAPTSLREGLASRIRREAEHARAGRPARIIGKMNSLVDRELIEELYKASSAGVQIDLIVRGICCLRPGVPGLSDRIRAISIIDRYLEHARVYYFQNGSNPDYLLASADWMPRNLDNRVEVTFPILEPALQRQIHEMLEIQLADTAKARLIRPDGRSERVIATTSPPLRSQELLYELANGSRIRPTG from the coding sequence ATGAGTGAGACGAATTTGATCAATCGCGAGCTCTCCTGGCTCGAGTTCAACGCCCGCGTCCTCGAGGAGGCCCAGGATCCCAGCGTGCCGCTGCTCGAGCGCGTCAAGTTCCTCGCCATCTTCAGCTCCAATCTCGACGAGTTCTTCATGGTGCGTGTCGCGGGGCTCAAGCGGCAGCTCCGCGCGGGCGACACGACGCCCGGCCCGGACGGCCTCACGCCCGCTGCCGCGCTCAGCGCCATCATGCGACGGATCCACGAGCTGGTGGACGAGCAGCACCGGTGCTTCCTGGAGGAGATCCAGCCCCTCCTCGCCGCCGAAGGTATCGCGATCATTCGGCCGAAGGAGGCGACGGACGAGCAGCGCACCTTCCTCGAGGACTATTTCCGGCGCATTCTCCACCCGATCATCACGCCGCTCGCGATCGATCCGGGGCATCCCTTCCCGCATCTCGGCAATCGCGCCCTCTGCCTGGTCGCATCCGTCCGCCCGATCGAGACCTCACCGCTCCCCCGCGCCACCCTCGCGCTCGTCCACCTACCCGCCCACGTGGTGCCGCGGTTCATCGCGCTGCCCGCCGCCCCTGGGCAGTTCGCGTTCATGCTCCTGGAGGACGTAATCCGGATGCACATGCCGTGGCTCTTCCACGGCTACGAGATCGAGTCCTGCCACGCGATCCGCGTGACTCGCGACTCGGACATCCAGCTCGAGCGCGCCCGCGCCATGGACCTCCTCGCGAGCATCGAGGCCGGGCTGCGCGGCCGCCGCATGGGCGATGCGGTGCGGCTGCAGTACGACGCCGACCTCCCCGAGTCCGTGCTGACCACCCTGCTCGATGAGCTCGAGCTCGAGCCGCAGGATCTCTACGCGGCCGCCGGCTTCGCGTCCTTTTCGGACCTCTTCGGCCTGTACTCGGCGGTGGATCTGCCCGCCCTCAAGGACCGGCCGCTCCCGCCGCGCCCCCTGCCCGCCTTCGAGGGCAGCCCGGACGTGTGGTCGGCGATCCGCGCGGGCGACATCCTCGCCCACCACCCGTATCACTCTTTCGACGCCGTCACCCACTTCGTGAGCGCGGCGGCTGAGGATCCGAAGGTCCTCGCGGTCAAGATGACGCTCTACCGGGTGAGCCCCACCTCGCCGATCGCACAGGCGCTCACCCGGGCCGCCGAGAACGGCAAGGAGGTCGCGGTGCTCGTCGAGCTGCAGGCGCGCTTCGACGAGGAGGCGAACATCCGCTGGGCGCGCGCGCTCGAGGAAGTGGGCGCGCACGTGGTGTACGGCCTGGTCGGCTACAAGACCCATTGCAAGGCATGCCTGGTCGTGCGCCAGGAGCCGGATGGCATCCGCCGGTATTGCCACCTCGCGACCGGCAACTACAACGTGCGCACCGGCGGCACCTATGCCGATCTTGGTCTCTTCACGTGCCGGGAGAGCTTCGGCGAGGACCTCACCGAGCTGTTCAACCTCCTCACCGGCTATACGCGACCGCGTAGGTTCCACCACCTCGCGGTAGCGCCCACGAGCCTGCGCGAGGGGTTGGCGAGCCGCATCCGGCGCGAGGCGGAGCACGCCCGCGCCGGGCGACCGGCCCGGATCATCGGCAAGATGAACAGCCTGGTGGATCGCGAGCTGATCGAGGAGCTCTACAAGGCGAGCTCGGCGGGGGTCCAGATCGACCTCATCGTCCGCGGCATCTGCTGCCTGCGCCCCGGCGTACCCGGTCTCTCCGACCGCATCCGCGCGATCTCCATCATCGACCGCTATCTCGAGCACGCCCGGGTCTACTACTTCCAGAACGGCAGCAACCCGGACTACCTCCTGGCCTCGGCGGACTGGATGCCGCGCAACCTCGACAATCGCGTTGAAGTGACCTTCCCGATCCTCGAGCCCGCGCTGCAGCGCCAGATCCACGAGATGCTCGAGATCCAGCTCGCCGACACCGCCAAGGCGCGGCTGATTCGCCCGGACGGGCGGTCCGAGCGCGTGATCGCCACGACCTCGCCTCCCCTGCGCTCGCAGGAGCTGCTCTACGAGCTGGCGAACGGCTCCCGTATCCGCCCGACCGGCTGA
- a CDS encoding arsenite methyltransferase gives MASDESRDTIRDKVKEKYGQAALRVIATDDAGCCGTASSLGCADPITSDLYDAAQTCGLPQEAMAASLGCGNPTALAQLVPGDVVLDLGSGGGIDVLLSARRVGPTGKAYGLDMTDEMLALARENQQKAGLGNVEFLKGEIEAIPLPDAHVDVIISNCVINLSGDKDRVLKEAFRVLKPGGRFAVSDVVVRGSVPAAIRRSVELWIGCVAGALEEREYRDKLSAAGFEAIDVEPTRIYQVEDARAFLAKAGIDADAIAAEVEGKFMSAFIRARKPAS, from the coding sequence ATGGCGAGCGACGAGAGCAGGGACACCATCCGCGACAAGGTCAAGGAGAAGTACGGCCAAGCGGCGCTGCGCGTGATCGCGACCGATGATGCCGGTTGCTGCGGTACCGCCTCATCCCTGGGCTGTGCGGACCCGATAACGTCCGATCTCTACGATGCCGCCCAGACCTGCGGGCTGCCGCAGGAGGCAATGGCGGCGTCCCTGGGCTGCGGCAATCCCACCGCGCTCGCCCAGCTCGTCCCCGGCGACGTGGTCCTGGATCTCGGCTCGGGCGGCGGCATCGACGTGCTCCTGTCGGCGAGGCGAGTGGGGCCGACGGGCAAGGCCTATGGCCTCGACATGACGGACGAGATGCTTGCACTGGCGCGCGAGAATCAGCAGAAGGCCGGGCTCGGCAACGTGGAGTTCCTCAAGGGGGAGATCGAGGCCATCCCGCTGCCCGACGCGCACGTGGACGTGATCATCTCCAACTGCGTGATCAATCTCTCCGGTGACAAGGACCGCGTCCTCAAGGAGGCGTTCCGTGTCCTCAAGCCAGGCGGACGCTTCGCGGTGTCGGACGTGGTCGTGCGGGGCTCCGTGCCAGCGGCGATCCGGCGCAGCGTCGAGCTCTGGATCGGCTGCGTGGCGGGCGCCCTCGAGGAGCGGGAGTACCGGGACAAGCTGTCCGCGGCCGGGTTCGAAGCCATCGACGTCGAGCCCACCCGCATCTACCAGGTGGAGGACGCGCGCGCGTTCCTCGCGAAGGCGGGCATCGACGCCGATGCCATCGCTGCGGAAGTGGAAGGGAAGTTCATGAGCGCGTTCATCCGCGCGCGGAAGCCTGCGTCGTAG
- a CDS encoding ATP-binding protein — protein sequence MRALILFLRRRIALKLTLTLVGFTGIAALAAGLYVNRALEGFAADSLEARLAAVGRVLHDETCAQLPADAGAPSIQAFATRAGRTTGARVTVIAPDGRVLAESGAAPGGVAAMENHADRPEVRAALAGRVGRDLRTSATLDAPLLYVAMPVRQGDRLVGVLRLAVPLSEVTASYESVHRVMLVGGLVALTVALGIGLFVSGRVTRPVVEMQAIARQLSEGSFAVRAPVRSPDEIGTLGRSLNVLAARLREKIQDLAQEQAKATAILDGMVEGVIAVDGHDHILLMNERARAMFNLESGRVERKPFLEVIRNADLHTVFREGRAAGADDTGDAAAVRRELRLSTPVERILQVHAVPLRLGPGETGVAMVLHDITALRQLEQVRTEFVANVSHELRTPLTAIQGYLETLLGGAMEDPAHARRFLEVVFRHTERLGRLLNDLTDLSNIELGRVALHRGPVDLAEVVEGTLDIIRAKADAGGVRLEARLPDHMPAVHADRDRLAQILINLVDNAVKYTPGGGRVTVEGAAGVGLVEVTVADTGVGIPPADLPRVTERFYRVDKARSRELGGTGLGLAIVKHLVAAHGGTLVIESRLGEGTRVRVTLPAAEPTLAV from the coding sequence GTGCGCGCGCTCATCCTGTTCCTCCGGCGGCGCATCGCGCTGAAGCTGACCCTCACCCTGGTGGGTTTCACCGGCATCGCCGCCCTGGCCGCCGGCCTCTACGTGAACCGCGCCCTGGAGGGGTTTGCCGCCGATTCCCTCGAGGCGCGGCTGGCCGCGGTGGGCCGCGTCCTTCACGACGAGACGTGCGCCCAGCTCCCGGCGGACGCGGGCGCGCCGAGCATACAGGCCTTCGCGACCCGCGCCGGGCGGACCACGGGGGCACGCGTGACGGTGATCGCGCCCGACGGCCGGGTGCTCGCCGAGTCGGGCGCCGCGCCGGGCGGCGTGGCGGCGATGGAGAATCACGCCGATCGTCCCGAGGTGCGCGCGGCCCTGGCGGGGCGGGTGGGGCGCGATCTCCGCACCAGCGCGACGCTCGACGCGCCGCTCCTCTACGTCGCCATGCCCGTGCGCCAAGGCGACCGGCTCGTCGGCGTGCTGCGCCTCGCCGTGCCGCTGTCGGAAGTCACCGCGTCGTACGAGAGCGTGCATCGCGTGATGCTGGTGGGCGGGCTGGTCGCCCTCACGGTGGCGCTCGGCATCGGCCTCTTCGTGTCCGGGCGCGTGACGCGGCCCGTGGTGGAGATGCAGGCGATCGCTCGCCAGCTCAGCGAGGGCAGCTTCGCCGTGCGCGCGCCCGTGCGCTCTCCGGATGAGATCGGTACCCTCGGCCGCTCGCTCAACGTGCTGGCCGCGCGGCTCCGCGAGAAGATCCAGGACCTCGCCCAGGAGCAGGCCAAGGCCACCGCCATCCTCGACGGGATGGTCGAGGGCGTGATCGCGGTGGACGGCCATGACCACATCCTGCTCATGAACGAGCGCGCGCGGGCGATGTTCAATCTGGAGAGTGGACGTGTGGAGCGCAAGCCATTCCTCGAGGTCATCCGCAACGCGGACCTCCACACCGTCTTCCGCGAGGGACGGGCTGCGGGCGCGGACGATACGGGGGACGCGGCGGCGGTGCGGCGGGAGCTGCGTCTGAGCACGCCGGTCGAGCGCATCCTGCAGGTGCACGCGGTGCCGTTGCGGCTCGGCCCCGGCGAGACCGGCGTGGCCATGGTGCTCCACGACATCACGGCGCTGCGACAGCTCGAGCAGGTCCGCACGGAGTTCGTCGCGAATGTCTCCCACGAGCTCCGGACCCCGCTCACCGCCATCCAGGGCTATCTCGAGACCCTGCTGGGGGGCGCGATGGAGGATCCGGCGCATGCCCGGCGCTTCCTCGAGGTGGTGTTCCGGCACACGGAGCGGCTCGGCCGGCTGCTCAACGATCTCACCGACCTCTCCAACATCGAGCTCGGACGTGTGGCGCTACACCGAGGGCCGGTCGACCTTGCCGAGGTCGTGGAGGGGACCCTCGACATCATCCGCGCCAAGGCCGATGCGGGCGGGGTGCGGCTGGAGGCGCGGCTGCCCGATCACATGCCCGCGGTGCACGCGGATCGCGACCGGCTGGCGCAGATCCTCATCAACCTGGTCGACAACGCCGTGAAGTACACGCCCGGGGGCGGTCGCGTGACCGTGGAAGGTGCGGCGGGAGTCGGGCTCGTGGAGGTGACGGTGGCCGACACGGGCGTCGGCATTCCGCCCGCCGACCTCCCCCGTGTCACCGAGCGCTTCTACCGGGTGGACAAGGCGCGCTCGCGCGAGCTGGGCGGCACCGGCCTCGGCCTCGCCATCGTCAAGCATCTGGTCGCCGCCCACGGGGGCACTCTCGTGATCGAAAGCCGGTTGGGTGAGGGCACCCGGGTGCGCGTCACCCTGCCCGCGGCGGAGCCGACGCTCGCCGTCTGA
- a CDS encoding MBL fold metallo-hydrolase has translation MRPSASLPPAFGSAALLLIVLSGCAGLPSEPVPGEPPHHAKGGFRNTAPDFHRAEGWRRIKFLASRSWQSLVSPRTFDTPRESAEGLAAGQALWAGAEPIITWIGHASLLIRLDGVTILTDPTWSERASPFSWAGPKRLVPPGLPFESLPRVDVVVLSHDHYDHLDLPTVQRLAKAYEPLFVVPLGLKAWLAERGVTRVEERDWWGRVEHRGVSFVCTPAQHFSQRTPWDQNQRLWATWAVLGPSRRFYFTGDTGYFDQFKEIGARFGPFDLAAVAIGAYIPPEIMRSVHMTPEQAVQAAQDVGARVTLGMHWGTFDLAEEPLGEPPERMLAETARRGIGPERAWILKIGETRRW, from the coding sequence GTGCGTCCGTCCGCGTCCCTTCCGCCGGCCTTCGGGTCCGCTGCGCTCCTCCTCATCGTACTCTCGGGATGCGCCGGCCTGCCCTCGGAGCCCGTCCCGGGCGAGCCACCGCATCACGCCAAGGGCGGCTTCCGGAACACCGCCCCCGACTTCCACCGTGCCGAGGGCTGGAGGCGGATCAAGTTCCTTGCGAGCCGTAGCTGGCAAAGCCTCGTCTCGCCGCGCACCTTCGACACGCCACGGGAGAGTGCCGAGGGGCTCGCGGCAGGGCAAGCGCTTTGGGCGGGCGCCGAGCCCATCATCACCTGGATCGGGCATGCGAGCCTGCTGATCCGCCTCGACGGTGTCACGATCCTCACCGATCCCACCTGGAGCGAGCGGGCTAGCCCGTTTTCCTGGGCGGGCCCGAAGCGGCTGGTCCCGCCCGGGCTGCCGTTCGAGAGTCTGCCACGGGTGGACGTGGTGGTGCTGTCCCACGATCACTACGATCACCTGGATCTGCCCACCGTGCAGCGGCTCGCGAAGGCCTACGAACCGCTGTTCGTCGTACCGCTCGGCCTCAAGGCATGGCTGGCGGAGCGCGGCGTCACGCGGGTCGAGGAGCGCGACTGGTGGGGGCGGGTGGAGCATCGGGGCGTGAGCTTCGTGTGCACTCCCGCCCAGCACTTTTCGCAGCGCACCCCCTGGGATCAGAACCAGCGGCTCTGGGCCACGTGGGCGGTGCTGGGTCCGTCGCGCCGCTTCTACTTCACCGGCGACACCGGGTACTTCGACCAGTTCAAGGAGATCGGCGCGCGGTTTGGCCCGTTCGACCTGGCCGCGGTGGCGATCGGCGCATACATCCCACCCGAGATCATGCGCTCGGTTCACATGACGCCCGAGCAGGCGGTGCAGGCCGCGCAGGACGTCGGAGCGCGCGTCACGCTCGGCATGCACTGGGGGACGTTCGACCTCGCCGAGGAGCCGCTCGGCGAGCCGCCCGAGCGCATGCTCGCGGAGACCGCCCGGCGGGGCATCGGACCCGAGCGCGCCTGGATCCTGAAGATCGGCGAGACACGCCGCTGGTAG
- a CDS encoding alpha/beta fold hydrolase, producing MSDHGDCNFRWLERGEGEPVLFLHGLFGRMHDWDATLDRLSASCRPMALSLPMFEPWLPEPTIEALADHVRGFLDALEIPRLILGGNSLGGHVALRVALAAPERVSGLVLTGSSGLFERSFTRGVPHRPSKAFVREKMEEIFYDPELVTPEWVESVRRLVTAPTSAMRVLRLARAARRDNVGARLHELRPPTLLVWGREDRITPPEVAERFQQLIPDAELLYLSSCGHAPMLEGPGPFSAAVAWWLKASRDRRATPVLAMESASLGSAR from the coding sequence GTGAGCGACCACGGCGACTGCAACTTTCGTTGGCTGGAGCGCGGTGAGGGCGAGCCGGTGCTGTTCCTCCACGGGCTCTTCGGGCGCATGCACGACTGGGACGCCACGCTCGACCGCCTCAGCGCGTCCTGCCGTCCCATGGCGCTCTCGCTCCCGATGTTCGAGCCCTGGCTGCCGGAGCCCACCATCGAAGCCCTCGCGGATCACGTGCGCGGCTTCCTGGATGCCCTGGAGATCCCGCGCCTGATCCTCGGCGGGAACTCCCTCGGCGGTCACGTAGCCCTTCGCGTGGCCCTGGCTGCCCCCGAGCGCGTGTCCGGCCTCGTGCTCACCGGCTCGTCGGGGCTCTTCGAGCGGAGCTTCACGCGCGGGGTGCCGCACCGCCCGAGCAAGGCGTTCGTGCGCGAGAAGATGGAGGAGATCTTCTACGACCCCGAGCTCGTGACGCCGGAGTGGGTCGAGTCGGTGCGGCGGCTGGTGACCGCGCCAACCTCCGCGATGCGCGTCCTGCGCTTGGCCCGCGCCGCACGGCGCGACAACGTCGGGGCACGCCTCCACGAGTTGCGGCCGCCGACCCTGCTCGTGTGGGGCCGGGAGGATCGCATCACGCCACCCGAGGTGGCCGAGCGCTTCCAACAGCTCATCCCCGACGCGGAGCTCCTCTACCTCTCGTCGTGCGGCCACGCGCCGATGCTCGAGGGGCCGGGTCCGTTCTCCGCCGCGGTCGCCTGGTGGCTCAAGGCTTCACGCGACCGGCGCGCGACGCCCGTGCTGGCGATGGAGTCGGCCTCCCTGGGGTCCGCGCGATGA
- a CDS encoding GH3 auxin-responsive promoter family protein → MMARAAARVLDWWAARRRRSLERAWRRPGGVQEERLLSLVTAARDTEFGLAHGFAAIRSVAEYQERVPLRDYLGLQSLWARAVWGVRDVTWPGEVRHWVKTSGTTAGDKLIPVTREALSAHRRGGWDALLLAAERVGAEPLLGGPMLFLGGSTTLKPLGERSVVGDLSGLTVRRLPPVLRERYAPGPAAAIQDWETRVEAVARQVAWQDVRLLAGMPSWMLVLFERIARVRDLEGRPVRDMRQCWPELRIFVHGGVSFGPYASVLAEWLGRPLERLEVYPASEGWVAMQTESRDGLTLTLDHDIFYEFVPVEDVGLDRPRRHTVADVELGRPYAVALSTTGGLWSYLLGDTVRFTARDPLRLRIIGRTRHFVNAFGENVIVEEVERALTTACHRTEAEVVEFTVAPRYPSEAEARGSHDWLVEFRVPPREPEEFARLLDEALAALNTDYGTKRWRNVGMVAPRIVTLPAGTFHHWMQRAGKLGDQHKVPRVSNGRELAEALLAAGGLGARLAAPGAVGSR, encoded by the coding sequence ATGATGGCGCGCGCGGCGGCGAGGGTGCTGGACTGGTGGGCCGCGCGGCGCCGGCGGTCGCTCGAGCGGGCGTGGCGGCGGCCGGGCGGCGTGCAGGAGGAGCGGTTGCTGAGTCTCGTCACCGCCGCGCGCGACACCGAGTTCGGCCTCGCTCACGGCTTCGCGGCGATCCGCTCGGTGGCGGAGTATCAGGAGCGAGTGCCGCTGCGCGACTATCTGGGCCTCCAGTCCCTGTGGGCGCGCGCGGTGTGGGGCGTGCGGGATGTGACGTGGCCCGGCGAGGTGCGCCACTGGGTGAAGACGTCCGGGACCACCGCCGGCGACAAGCTGATCCCGGTCACGCGGGAGGCGCTCTCCGCCCACCGCCGCGGCGGCTGGGACGCCCTGCTCCTCGCGGCGGAGCGTGTGGGCGCGGAGCCGCTGCTCGGCGGCCCGATGCTCTTCCTCGGCGGCAGCACCACCCTCAAGCCCCTCGGCGAGCGCAGCGTGGTCGGCGACCTCTCGGGGCTCACGGTGCGGCGACTCCCGCCGGTGCTTCGCGAGCGCTACGCGCCGGGCCCTGCGGCGGCGATCCAGGACTGGGAGACACGGGTCGAGGCGGTCGCACGGCAGGTCGCCTGGCAGGACGTGCGCCTCCTCGCGGGCATGCCATCCTGGATGCTCGTGCTGTTCGAGCGCATCGCCCGGGTGCGCGACCTGGAGGGCCGACCCGTGCGCGACATGCGGCAGTGCTGGCCCGAGCTCCGCATCTTCGTCCACGGCGGGGTGTCCTTCGGGCCCTACGCGAGCGTGCTGGCGGAGTGGCTGGGCCGCCCGCTCGAGCGTCTCGAGGTGTATCCGGCGTCCGAGGGCTGGGTCGCGATGCAGACGGAGTCGCGGGACGGCCTGACCCTGACCCTCGACCACGACATCTTCTACGAGTTCGTGCCCGTGGAGGACGTGGGCTTGGACCGGCCCCGGCGCCACACGGTGGCGGACGTCGAGCTCGGGCGCCCGTACGCGGTCGCGCTCAGCACGACCGGCGGCCTCTGGTCGTATCTCCTGGGCGATACCGTGCGCTTCACCGCGCGCGACCCGCTGCGCCTCCGCATCATCGGGCGCACGCGGCACTTCGTGAACGCGTTCGGGGAGAACGTGATCGTCGAGGAGGTGGAGCGCGCGCTCACCACCGCGTGCCATCGGACAGAGGCGGAAGTGGTCGAGTTCACGGTGGCGCCGCGCTATCCCTCGGAGGCTGAGGCGCGGGGCAGCCACGACTGGCTGGTGGAGTTCCGCGTGCCGCCTCGCGAGCCCGAGGAGTTCGCGCGCCTGCTCGACGAGGCGCTCGCCGCCCTGAACACCGATTACGGTACCAAGCGCTGGCGGAATGTCGGCATGGTAGCGCCGCGCATCGTGACCCTGCCTGCCGGCACCTTCCACCACTGGATGCAGCGGGCGGGTAAGCTTGGCGATCAGCACAAGGTGCCGCGCGTGAGCAACGGCCGCGAGCTCGCGGAGGCGCTGCTCGCCGCGGGTGGGCTGGGGGCGCGTTTGGCGGCGCCCGGGGCCGTGGGCAGCCGGTGA